Sequence from the Mesorhizobium sp. PAMC28654 genome:
CCGCTGGCGGGGTCGACCTTGTTGGCCTTCAGATGCGCGATCAGCGAATCCGCGATGGCCTTGCCGATGCCCTCGTTGTTGAAGGAGACGTAGAAATCGGCGGGCGCGGTCGGGATCGGCCGGTCATACGCGATGACCTTGATGCCCTGGCTTTGCGCCAGCTTGACCAGCGAGGCGGCGGCCGTCGAGTCGACGGGGTCGAGCACGATCGCCTTGGCGCCTTGCGAGATGACCGAGTTGAACTGCTGCTGCTGGCGCGAGATATCGGCATCGGCGTTCTGGTAGAGCACCTTGCAGCCAGGGCAGAGTTTTTTCATCTCGGCGGCAAAGCCCGGGTAGTCGTGCTGCTCGTAGCGGGTCGAGGCCTGGTCGGGCATCAGGAAGGCGACCGTGGCATCGGTAACGGGGGCGGCGAAAGCGGTGCCGGCAAGGAGAGAAAGTGCGAGCGCTGCCGCACTGGTCGATTTCCAGGCAAATGTGGTCATTCGAATATCTCCGGTTGAAGAAAAAAGTTTCTCGAAAACCTGAGCGCGGCATGGCGCTGCAGGCCTTGACTGCAAGTGGAACTGCTGCGAGGAATTTGATCAGCGACATCAGGATGATTGTCCTCGATCATCCTTCAGCGCGTGCCCGCATCCTCCTGATATTGCTGGATTTCAGGACAAGCGATCTCCAGCACGGGGCGCCTCCAACGCACCCGCGTCATGCCTTCCAGACTGTGATTGGGCTCCTCCCGTTCCTCCCTTTTAGGCGGCGATGTCCGCGTTTATGTTTTCCAGCAAGGTCCTGAAGCGCGATGGCGACATGCCCTTCTGCGACAGGAACTGGCGGTTGAAATTCGAGATGTTGTTGTAGCCGGCGGCGAAGCAGATCTCGGTGATCGACGTCTGCGCCTCGCTCATGAGAAGCTGGCAGGCGAGGTTGATGCGCAGCCGGTTGACATATTGCACCAGAGCCATGCCGGTATGGCGGCGGAAGCTGCGCGAGAAGGCGCTGGGCGTGCGCCCAGCGATTTCGGCGAGGTCGCTTTCGCTGAACGGCTCGGTCAGATGGGCATTGATGTAGGCGAGCGCCTGGTTGATGCCGGCCGACATGAAGCCGGAGGGATCGGGAAGATAGCTGGAACTGGTCAGCGTGCGGACATCGGTGGCGCGGCTCAGGATGTCGAGCACGCCCATGAACAGCGAGAGACGGCGCACGCCTTGCGCCTCGACCAGTTCGGCGAGCAGGGGCGCCGCGAGCTCGGCCGTGGCCGACGAGAACAGAGCGCCGCGACGGCTGGTTTCAAGAATGCCAGCGCAGGCGGCAAGTTCGGGCAGGGCGGCGGTCGAGTCCGCGATGAATTCTTCGGAAAACTGGACGACGCGGCCGCGCAGCGGCACGGTCTCGCCGGCCGGCACGTCGCTCACCCAATTGTGCGGCAGGTTGGGGCCGGTGAGCACCAGATTGCCCGGCTCGAACTCGCCGATGAAGTCGCCGACAAAATAGTGGCCGGTGGTGGCGACGACTAGGTGCAGTTCATATTCGGGGTGGAAGTGCCAGCGCACGGTGCGGAACGGATAGCCGTGGGCCCAAGCCTTGAACGACTCTCCACGTCTGATGGCGACGACTTCCAGGTCCGGATTCATCTTCGTTCCTCCCGGCGCGGGCCCGGTCTTGTGACCAGTTGCCGAACCTCATTCCCGCGGGACGCGTTTGCCGCTCTCCGCAGTGGTTAAAGCTTAGGCGGCAATTGAAGCAGCCGCCACCACGGTCTGTCCACCTGACCGATACTTTTTTGACATTTTGATACTCGCCATCTCCCTTTGCAGGTGGGTGGCGGGCCCGCCGACCGACCGGGCAGGGGCGATTTCGCATAGTACCTTGGGGTTATGGTCGCGCCGCGCCGGCTAAGTCATGTTTTGCATCAACTTCAAGAAATGCCACCGGAGGCCAGCGTCACAGCCAGTTTCCGGAAAAAGCATCGAGCACATCTTTCCGGAGGCGGAACAATGCAAGACACTGTCAAACTCGACCGCACGCTCGGACTTTGGTCCGTCGTGCTCTTCGGCCTGGCCTACATGACGCCGATGATCGTCTTCGGCACCTTTGGCGCGCTGGCGGCGGCAAGCCAGGGAACGACCGCCATGGCTTATCTCATAGCTGCTGCCGCCATCCTGCTCACCGCAATCAGCTACGGCGTCATGGCGCGCGTCTATCCGGTCGCCGGCTCGGCCTACACCTATGCGCGCCGGTCGATCAGCCCCAGCATCGGCTTCCTCGTCGGCTGGGCGGTGCTGCTCGACTATTTCTTCTTGCCGATGGTGATCTGGCTGATTGGTGCCGCATATCTCGCCTCGGCCTTCCCCGCTGTTCCGACCTGGGTGTGGATCGTCAGCTTCATCGCGGTGACGACCGTGGTCAATGTCGTCGGCATCGCCTTCGCCAACCGCGTCAACTTCATCCTCATGCTGGTGCAACTCGGCGTGCTAGCCGCCTTCCTGTTCCTGGCCGCCCGCTATGTGGTGGCGCTGAACGGCCCCGGCGGCCTCGTCTCGGTCACCCCCTTCTTCAAGAGCGGCGTGCCGTTCTCGGCCTCTGTGGCGGGTGCGGCCATCGCCGCCTATTCCTTCCTTGGCTTTGACGCCGTGTCGACGCTGACCGAGGAGACCAGGGACGCCAAGCG
This genomic interval carries:
- a CDS encoding AraC family transcriptional regulator, with the translated sequence MNPDLEVVAIRRGESFKAWAHGYPFRTVRWHFHPEYELHLVVATTGHYFVGDFIGEFEPGNLVLTGPNLPHNWVSDVPAGETVPLRGRVVQFSEEFIADSTAALPELAACAGILETSRRGALFSSATAELAAPLLAELVEAQGVRRLSLFMGVLDILSRATDVRTLTSSSYLPDPSGFMSAGINQALAYINAHLTEPFSESDLAEIAGRTPSAFSRSFRRHTGMALVQYVNRLRINLACQLLMSEAQTSITEICFAAGYNNISNFNRQFLSQKGMSPSRFRTLLENINADIAA
- a CDS encoding APC family permease is translated as MQDTVKLDRTLGLWSVVLFGLAYMTPMIVFGTFGALAAASQGTTAMAYLIAAAAILLTAISYGVMARVYPVAGSAYTYARRSISPSIGFLVGWAVLLDYFFLPMVIWLIGAAYLASAFPAVPTWVWIVSFIAVTTVVNVVGIAFANRVNFILMLVQLGVLAAFLFLAARYVVALNGPGGLVSVTPFFKSGVPFSASVAGAAIAAYSFLGFDAVSTLTEETRDAKRTMPKAIMIIALAGGVIFIASAYVTQLAHPGMDFVSVDAAATEIAKAIGGDLFVTIFLATLVVAQFTSGLAAQASVGRLLYAMGRDTVLPVSFFGNLHPKWHTPILNLILVGVVGLAALTMDVTTSTSFINFGAFLAFTAVNVSVIALYLKRDQQVRPLGVLIGLIIPALAAVCDLFLLWNLDGNAKVLGLVWLAVGIVYLGYLTSFFKVAPPEMDFAE